Proteins from one Acidobacteriota bacterium genomic window:
- the msrB gene encoding peptide-methionine (R)-S-oxide reductase MsrB, with protein MTEKIVKSDEEWRKELTPMQYHVMREKGTERAFTGELYNLKAKGVYLCAACGTELFTSETKYDSGSGWPSFWSPAKEENIEEESDVSFGMTRTEVKCARCDAHLGHMFDDGPRPTGLRYCINSAALKFEEKKENK; from the coding sequence ATGACCGAAAAGATTGTCAAATCCGATGAAGAATGGCGCAAAGAACTGACACCGATGCAGTACCACGTGATGCGGGAAAAAGGGACCGAACGCGCCTTTACCGGTGAACTCTATAACTTGAAAGCCAAAGGTGTGTATTTGTGTGCGGCTTGCGGAACAGAGTTGTTCACCTCTGAAACCAAATATGACTCCGGGTCGGGATGGCCAAGCTTCTGGTCTCCGGCAAAAGAAGAAAATATTGAGGAAGAAAGCGATGTCAGTTTTGGAATGACCCGCACCGAAGTCAAATGTGCCCGCTGTGATGCCCACCTCGGGCACATGTTTGACGATGGTCCCCGGCCAACCGGACTGCGCTACTGCATCAATTCGGCAGCTCTGAAGTTTGAAGAGAAAAAAGAGAACAAATAA